AAGTATGGCGTGTTTAGGCTGATTGAATACAGAAACTTACTTCTCAGAAGGCCTAGATTTGTTGTTAACCAGTCGTCCAgacttcttcttctgattTGGAATAACGTGAAGAAAACGAAAGGTATAATGAACGCCAGCAGAGCAGCCAACCATATAGGGACAATTTCCCTCCGTAATGGATAGGCAAACTGGGGGTAAACAACCTCCCCATCTTGGAAATACACTGGGAATGACCGACTAGGCGCAGGTTCTTCAACATCATGATTAGACTCTGAGAACTCGCCCAATATCTTGTACAATGTGCAACTTACTGGCGAAGTAGACACCGAGGCCAATAGCCCCCATGAGGGCCATTGTAATAATGTCAAGCCCATGAAGCCTCAACCATGCCCCAAATCGGAAAGGTGTACCTATAGCCCTTCCAGACTGCCGTTGACCGGCGAGCTTTTCTTGGCTGTGGTTGTTGTGTCTTCCAAAACGAGGCATTGAGAGGCTATGCGTCGTTCGAGGTTCGCTAGTGTGATAATGCGTTGCAGTAAGTAATTCTAACAGTCAGTATGCACATTATATAGGAGTTTCATTTGGAGCTGGTTCGTCATTAATGTCAACGACCATTGACAACTCCCATTAAGTCCGAATCAAAGGTTGGAGGTAATAATGACGTCATTGGAGGTAGATTTTTGAACGCAGCGAAAGTAAAAAACACGATATTTATTAGTATTCAATACTTTTCAGCAAGAACTAAAAGAACTTCAGTATACTGGAGGGTATGGATGCAATTAATTGACATACTCAATGCAGTTAACGACGTCCAACCAGTGAATGGGTGGCTACCAAAACAATCAAATTGGAGAATAGATATCATGATGTCAACACGTACCTTCTCTTGCCTTCCCCAGTGATGGCATCATACTGTTCCCATACGTACCCAGTTCTTTCGTATTCCTGCAAAAATAATGGTGAACATTCGAGAAAAATCACAATCCGTCGAAACGTACCTTGACCACATTGTCTACCACATTTCTGCGCAGCTCTGTGTATatttgctttgctttctcTTGATATGGACCTTCTTGTGCGGCGTATGTCTGCAAGCATTTGAGTGAGATAAAAGTAAGGATATTTGGTTGATAGACTTACCTTGTAAAGCGCTCTCAAGGCGAGGTAATTCATCTGAATCCAAATGGGGCCTTTCCAGTAGTTTTCCCCTTGACCAAATTCAGGATGCGATGCAGACAAACTGCGGATTCCATAAGGCGACCATAGATGTTCtggatctcttaggatatccaaAATAGCACCCAGATGTGAAGATGAAGGTGGGAGCTGTTCTAAAAGGAACGGGAACAGCGAAAGGTAGCCTTTGTGGCAAACGTGATAGGattcatctttgatttcCAGATCAGAAAATTGAACGATCTCAAAACTATTGAAAATAAGCTACCTTCGTTATCAACGTTAACATCACAAtacattttttcttcttcattccaGTGCAAATCTGTCACAGTAAGCTATCAGCTTTTGAAGTTTCTGGTGTATGTATATGATCAGGTGTCACCTTCAATATTGTCCAGAATAGCTTGCTCATTCTTTGCAAACGTGATTTCGTCCTCTTTCTCCCCCACGAAAGACGCTATTTCTCTCATTGTACGTGAAAAGTAGGCCACCCATGAAATCAAATCGAGGTGTAATTCTCCAGCGTGGGGAGGTCCTCGTGGATAATCGTCCATTCCACTGGTCAAGACATGAAGTTCTGAACGACCACGCCAGCGGTATGCCTCTGTCCTTGAACGGGCTTTCCTAGAATACTGCTTGATTTGTCCCCGTTGCGTGCGCCTAAACCAATCGTAGTGTCTTTTCAATGGTTTATAAATGTCCTGTAAAAAGGCGCGGGCGAGCTCTGGGTTTTCGACAAGTTTGCTTTCCACTGCAGTGACTTTCGGGGGTCCTCCAAGGGGCACCTGTCCGGTACCCATGCCCAGATCAAGTCCTAGATCTCCGTCAATACCTTCATGGGCAACGGATGCCTTCTTGACACGCTCGATAAAAGCTACTACAGCCATTGCCAAGGTAGGTGGATTAGCATAATTAGGGACTTGCGTTTGGAATTCTTCAGGGACCTGGTTGGCTTTGTCAGTGTTCTGAATATATATGTCTCAGAGGGCGCTAACCTTACTGCGGGCCTCTTCGCCGAGAATCTGTTCACGGGCAACCCAACCATCGTCGTCAATAAGGCCAATCCAATCCTTAAGGATCTCGAGGCTAATGTACTGCAACATTAACAATGATAGTATAAATGCGTTATGTAACAAACCTGAAGTCATTATCCCATTGTCCAATATGCAGTAAATGGAAACCTTCGTCCCTAAAGAAAGATACCTGAGGTTACTTCAATTTCGTGAATAGGGTAACATACCAGTAAAATCCACGGGGGAAAAAGCTCCTACTAGGCGTTGCAGTCAATAATGCCTTTGGTTCTGTCAGTCTGGCACCCTTTTCTGCTTCATCGACTACAgaatcttcctcgtcgtcccaCTCGTAGGAGAATTTGCGGTCTACAATGGAGGTACCATAGAAATATCCTACTCCGCCGACAAGATTAGACGTCACTGCCTTTGAAAATGATTCCAAAGATTCTTTCTTATCAGCAGGATAATCTATGGGATGAGGGAAAACTTCTCGGAATCGTCGACCATACGCTTCCACTAATGCGGGAATTCCCTGGTCCAATGTTGCAGCTTCAAATACCAATGTTAGGCTTGTTACGATATGAGTGAGATAACTTACTGGTCAACTTTTGCTTCAGGCTAGCGCTGTCGAAGAAAACGTCAAATTGAAATGGACCGTCGAAAAACTTTTGAATAGCAAATAGATTGCTATTGGTGTAAACGTCGTCCGGAAGCTGCAACACAAACGATGGGTCCGGTGC
This Psilocybe cubensis strain MGC-MH-2018 chromosome 3, whole genome shotgun sequence DNA region includes the following protein-coding sequences:
- a CDS encoding putative mannosyl-oligosaccharide glucosidase, giving the protein MQISLLLLLPFAGTVLCGPTNDTLLWGAYRPNLYFGLRPRIPQSLMTGLMWFGTQDYQSVGQIRHSCDQGDKLDSYTWTEYDTREGGVQLIKDGYNNVQITTEFLKVAGGDHGGSWAARIKGEPIDKTKISRISPIFYFGLEGLGGLDMRTEEDENGIPGEIKLSGSSPELDDFSIRIVDSANNRAVVLGPHSNIFQHRLGKTHFAGRPVKEGDMWQAKRIIASAILDRAREVIAPYQDPAVGAPDPSFVLQLPDDVYTNSNLFAIQKFFDGPFQFDVFFDSASLKQKLTTATLDQGIPALVEAYGRRFREVFPHPIDYPADKKESLESFSKAVTSNLVGGVGYFYGTSIVDRKFSYEWDDEEDSVVDEAEKGARLTEPKALLTATPSRSFFPRGFYWDEGFHLLHIGQWDNDFSLEILKDWIGLIDDDGWVAREQILGEEARSKVPEEFQTQVPNYANPPTLAMAVVAFIERVKKASVAHEGIDGDLGLDLGMGTGQVPLGGPPKVTAVESKLVENPELARAFLQDIYKPLKRHYDWFRRTQRGQIKQYSRKARSRTEAYRWRGRSELHVLTSGMDDYPRGPPHAGELHLDLISWVAYFSRTMREIASFVGEKEDEITFAKNEQAILDNIEDLHWNEEEKMYCDVNVDNEDESYHVCHKGYLSLFPFLLEQLPPSSSHLGAILDILRDPEHLWSPYGIRSLSASHPEFGQGENYWKGPIWIQMNYLALRALYKTYAAQEGPYQEKAKQIYTELRRNVVDNVVKEYERTGYVWEQYDAITGEGKRSHPFTGWTSLTALILAEKY